Proteins from one Aureimonas sp. SA4125 genomic window:
- a CDS encoding ABC transporter permease, with protein MTTTLAISILMTLAAAATPILIAALGELVAEKSGVLNLGVEGMMLIGAVAGFATAVTTGSPALGCLAAMVAAGAASMVFAVLALSLTANQVATGLALTIFGTGISALAGAPFVGLTTQTLGLVFPSSLAADPVLRLVFGHSPLVYIALLLTVAVWWFLSRSRAGLILRAVGESDAAAHSIGYPVLKVRYLAVLFGGAMAGLGGAYYSLVLTPMWAERLTAGRGWIAIALVVFASWRPGRLALGAYLFGAVITLELQAKAAGFSAFAPEFLSSLPYLATIVVLAVISIGRAGSIAPACLGKPFRATT; from the coding sequence ATGACGACGACGCTGGCAATCTCGATCCTGATGACGCTCGCCGCGGCAGCGACGCCCATCCTCATCGCCGCGCTCGGCGAACTCGTGGCGGAAAAGTCGGGCGTCCTCAATCTCGGCGTCGAGGGCATGATGCTGATCGGCGCCGTCGCCGGATTTGCGACGGCCGTGACGACCGGCAGTCCGGCGCTCGGCTGCCTGGCGGCGATGGTGGCCGCCGGCGCGGCATCGATGGTCTTTGCCGTTCTCGCCCTCAGCCTCACCGCGAACCAGGTGGCGACGGGCCTTGCCCTCACCATCTTCGGCACCGGCATCTCGGCGCTTGCGGGCGCCCCCTTCGTCGGCCTGACGACGCAGACGCTCGGCCTCGTCTTTCCGTCGAGCCTTGCCGCCGACCCGGTGCTGCGCCTCGTCTTCGGCCATTCGCCCCTGGTCTACATCGCGCTCCTCCTGACCGTCGCCGTCTGGTGGTTCCTGTCGCGCAGCCGCGCCGGGCTGATCCTGCGCGCCGTTGGCGAATCGGATGCCGCCGCCCATTCAATCGGCTATCCAGTCCTGAAGGTGCGCTATCTCGCCGTCCTCTTCGGCGGCGCCATGGCCGGGCTCGGCGGCGCCTATTACTCGCTGGTCCTGACGCCGATGTGGGCCGAGCGGCTGACCGCCGGGCGGGGCTGGATCGCCATCGCCCTCGTCGTCTTCGCCTCCTGGAGGCCGGGACGGCTGGCGCTCGGCGCCTATCTGTTCGGGGCGGTCATCACGCTGGAACTGCAGGCGAAGGCCGCGGGCTTCTCCGCCTTCGCGCCGGAATTCCTGTCGAGCCTGCCCTACCTTGCCACCATCGTCGTCCTCGCCGTGATCTCGATCGGCCGGGCCGGGAGCATCGCGCCCGCCTGTCTCGGAAAGCCGTTCCGGGCGACCACCTGA
- a CDS encoding ABC transporter permease encodes MGPRLVPRLAPSRSMVFAAPVIAVVATVLVGALGFTLLGYDGIGAIREIFLTPLMSAYRWQDLLVKAAPLAIIAIGLSIGFRANVWNIGAEGQYVLGGLGGTAVALLTAEMTGAWILPAMILAGIIGGMAYAAVPALLRTRLGVNEILSSLMLNYVAIQLLYFLMRGPWKDPMGFNFPQTILFGAAQTLPIAIPGTLVHIGVPIAAALALTVWFLLARSVMGFQVRVVGLAPNAARYGGFREKRTIWLALMAGGCFAGLAGAIEVAGPFGQMVPGFPTGYGYTAIIVAFLGRLHPIGILLAALVLALTYVGGESAQTTIGLPAAAAGVFQSLMLFFLLAADILVRYRLVLGIDAASQAEPVATARTVAP; translated from the coding sequence GCAACCGTCCTCGTCGGTGCGCTCGGCTTCACGCTGCTCGGCTATGACGGCATCGGCGCGATCCGCGAGATCTTCCTGACGCCGCTGATGTCGGCCTATCGCTGGCAGGACCTTCTGGTGAAGGCCGCGCCGCTCGCGATCATCGCCATCGGCCTGTCGATCGGCTTTCGGGCCAATGTCTGGAACATCGGCGCCGAGGGCCAGTACGTGCTGGGCGGTCTCGGTGGCACCGCCGTGGCGCTGCTGACGGCTGAGATGACCGGCGCCTGGATCCTGCCGGCGATGATCCTTGCCGGCATCATCGGCGGCATGGCCTATGCCGCGGTGCCGGCGCTGCTGCGCACCCGGCTCGGCGTCAACGAGATCCTCTCCAGCCTGATGCTGAACTATGTCGCCATTCAGCTCCTGTACTTTCTGATGCGGGGTCCCTGGAAGGATCCGATGGGTTTCAACTTTCCGCAGACGATCCTCTTCGGTGCGGCGCAGACGCTGCCGATCGCCATTCCCGGCACGCTCGTCCACATCGGCGTGCCGATCGCCGCCGCTCTGGCGCTGACGGTCTGGTTCCTTTTGGCCCGCAGCGTCATGGGCTTCCAGGTCCGCGTCGTCGGCCTCGCGCCGAACGCCGCGCGCTATGGCGGTTTCCGTGAAAAGCGCACGATCTGGCTGGCGCTGATGGCCGGCGGCTGCTTTGCCGGCCTTGCCGGCGCCATCGAGGTCGCCGGGCCTTTCGGCCAGATGGTGCCGGGATTTCCGACGGGCTACGGCTATACCGCGATCATCGTCGCCTTTCTCGGCCGGCTGCATCCCATCGGCATCCTCCTCGCCGCGCTCGTCCTGGCGCTGACCTATGTCGGCGGCGAGAGCGCGCAGACGACGATCGGCCTGCCGGCGGCGGCGGCCGGCGTGTTCCAGTCGCTGATGCTGTTCTTTCTCCTCGCCGCCGACATTCTGGTCCGCTACCGCCTGGTGCTCGGTATCGACGCTGCGAGCCAAGCCGAGCCGGTGGCGACTGCCCGCACGGTGGCGCCATGA